A part of Microbacterium terregens genomic DNA contains:
- a CDS encoding ABC transporter ATP-binding protein, which yields MSDAVLRLIGVTQQYGVGETAVSALSGVDLQIARGELVAIMGASGSGKSTLLSIAGGLQKPTTGEVVIEGRHLSTASPRDLAQLRRRSLGFVFQDFNLIPTLTALENVTLPLELDGFRARVARRAGRDALASVGLSEKVAAYPDDLSGGQQQRVAIARAVVGGRRLILADEPTGALDSVTGEMVLKMLRSRVDAGAAAILVTHEARHAAWADRIVFLRDGRIVDETRRAGAESLLAGGVR from the coding sequence GTGAGCGACGCGGTCCTGCGGCTCATCGGCGTCACTCAGCAGTACGGCGTCGGGGAGACCGCCGTCTCCGCCCTCTCCGGCGTTGACCTCCAGATCGCACGCGGCGAACTCGTCGCGATCATGGGCGCGTCCGGTTCGGGCAAGTCGACGCTGCTGTCCATCGCGGGAGGCCTGCAGAAGCCCACGACCGGCGAGGTCGTCATCGAGGGACGGCATCTGTCGACCGCCTCGCCACGCGATCTGGCGCAGCTGCGTCGGCGGTCGCTCGGATTCGTCTTCCAGGACTTCAACCTCATCCCGACGCTGACGGCGCTCGAGAATGTGACGCTGCCGCTCGAGCTGGACGGGTTCCGCGCCAGGGTCGCGCGGCGCGCAGGGCGCGACGCTCTGGCATCCGTCGGCCTGTCCGAGAAGGTCGCCGCCTATCCCGACGACCTCTCCGGCGGGCAGCAGCAGCGGGTCGCGATCGCGCGGGCGGTCGTCGGCGGACGCCGGCTGATCCTCGCCGACGAGCCGACCGGCGCCCTCGACTCGGTCACCGGCGAGATGGTGCTGAAGATGCTGCGGTCCAGAGTGGACGCCGGCGCCGCGGCGATCCTCGTCACGCACGAGGCGCGGCACGCCGCGTGGGCGGACCGCATCGTGTTCCTCCGGGACGGACGCATCGTCGATGAGACGCGCCGCGCCGGCGCCGAGTCACTCCTGGCCGGGGGTGTCCGGTGA
- a CDS encoding PadR family transcriptional regulator, translating into MSVRQSLLAILDQGPCYGYQLRAEFDRRTGSTWPLNVGQIYNTLDRLERDGLVAKGDADERGHIYFEITEAGHREVQAWLGSPVERGQGTRDELAIKLAVAATLPGVAVAEVIQIQRGASLAQLQELNRAKYAGASPDGPEELAWALVVDSMIFQAEAEVRWLDHTEQRLALHPQHAMALELSTERPRRGRPSGTGAGAAPAVERAQRDDTRVTR; encoded by the coding sequence ATGTCCGTACGACAGAGCCTGTTGGCGATCCTCGACCAGGGGCCGTGCTACGGCTATCAGCTGCGCGCGGAGTTCGACCGCCGCACGGGCTCGACGTGGCCGCTCAACGTGGGGCAGATCTACAACACGCTGGACCGTCTGGAGCGCGACGGACTCGTCGCGAAGGGCGATGCCGACGAGCGCGGGCACATCTACTTCGAGATCACGGAAGCCGGACACAGGGAGGTGCAGGCCTGGCTGGGCTCCCCCGTCGAGCGCGGACAGGGCACCCGCGATGAGCTCGCGATCAAGCTCGCCGTCGCGGCGACCCTCCCGGGAGTCGCCGTCGCGGAGGTGATCCAGATCCAGCGCGGGGCCTCCCTCGCCCAGTTGCAGGAGCTGAACCGCGCGAAGTACGCGGGGGCGAGCCCGGATGGACCGGAGGAGCTGGCGTGGGCGCTCGTCGTCGACTCGATGATCTTCCAAGCGGAGGCCGAAGTGCGCTGGCTCGACCACACCGAGCAGCGGCTCGCGCTGCACCCGCAGCACGCCATGGCGCTGGAGCTGTCGACCGAGCGGCCGCGCCGCGGGCGTCCCTCGGGGACGGGAGCGGGAGCGGCTCCGGCCGTCGAGCGCGCGCAGCGGGACGACACACGGGTGACCCGGTGA
- the secA gene encoding preprotein translocase subunit SecA — translation MANPLEKLLRAGEGRILRRLQQVVKAVNALEEDYAHLTDEELRGETAELRARFEAGETLDQLMPEAFAAVREASQRTLGQRPYDVQIMGGAALHLGNIAEMKTGEGKTLTAVFPVYLNAIAGKGVHVITVNDYLASYQSELMGRIYRALGMTTGTIVAGQTPEIRRQQYEADITYGTNNEFGFDYLRDNMAWRKEDLVQRGHYFAIVDEVDSILIDEARTPLIISGPSSGEANRWFVEFAKIAKTLEAGVDYEVDEKKRTIGVLEPGIEKVEDYLGIDNLYESANTPLISFLNNSIKALALFKRDADYVVMNDEVMIVDEHTGRILVGRRYNEGIHQAIEAKEAVPVKAENQTLATVTLQNYFRLYDKLAGMTGTAETEAAEFMSTYQLGVVPIPTNKPMIRKDQSDLVYKNEQAKFDQVVEDIVVRHASGQPVLVGTVSVEKSEYLSRLLAKKGIKHEVLNAKNHAREAEIVARAGRLGAVTVATNMAGRGTDIMLGGNAEFLAVQEMKAKGLDPVDTPEEYEAEWDAVYQGTRDHVADEATKVVEAGGLYVLGTERHESRRIDNQLRGRSGRQGDPGESRFYLSLTDDLMRLFQSGAAEAILARTNFPDDVAIESTMVSRAIKSAQSQVEGRNAEIRKNVLKYDDVLNRQREAIYSDRRHILEGDDIAGRVQHFIEDAINAVIDDHTGSGHTESWDFDALWTELKTLYPVGVTIDEVVAEAGTKGRITPEGLKREILSDAMIAYGIREETLGTAATRELERRVVLQVLDRRWRDHLYEMDYLKDGIGLRAMAQRDPLIEYQREGYQMFQSMMGQIKEETVGYLYNLEVEVRRPAEGESDAAAEVEAKGLAIVPVEGQRLEYSAANDAGEVEVRNDRGQVQQAATSRLRQAAASAAPAPAPVKDAPRGTFGQRTDAAPAAAPQNRAQRRAVDKKK, via the coding sequence GTGGCCAACCCTCTCGAGAAACTGCTTCGCGCCGGCGAGGGCCGGATCCTCCGGCGCCTCCAGCAGGTCGTGAAGGCCGTGAACGCCCTCGAAGAGGACTACGCGCACCTGACCGATGAAGAGCTGCGCGGCGAGACCGCCGAACTGCGCGCCCGCTTCGAGGCGGGCGAGACCCTCGACCAGCTCATGCCGGAGGCCTTCGCCGCCGTGCGCGAGGCGTCCCAGCGCACACTCGGTCAGCGGCCGTACGACGTGCAGATCATGGGCGGCGCGGCCCTTCATCTCGGCAACATCGCCGAGATGAAGACCGGCGAGGGCAAGACGCTCACCGCGGTCTTCCCGGTGTACCTGAACGCGATCGCCGGCAAGGGCGTCCACGTCATCACGGTCAACGACTACCTCGCGTCCTACCAGTCCGAGCTGATGGGCCGCATCTACCGGGCGCTCGGGATGACGACCGGGACGATCGTCGCCGGTCAGACCCCGGAGATCCGTCGCCAGCAGTACGAGGCCGACATCACGTACGGCACGAACAACGAGTTCGGGTTCGACTACCTGCGCGACAACATGGCGTGGCGCAAAGAAGACCTCGTCCAGCGCGGGCACTATTTCGCGATCGTCGACGAGGTCGACTCGATCCTGATCGACGAGGCACGGACGCCGCTGATCATCTCGGGTCCGTCCTCGGGCGAGGCGAACCGGTGGTTCGTGGAGTTCGCGAAGATCGCCAAGACGCTCGAGGCGGGCGTCGACTACGAGGTCGACGAGAAGAAGCGCACGATCGGTGTGCTCGAGCCCGGCATCGAGAAGGTCGAGGACTACCTCGGCATCGACAACCTCTACGAGTCGGCGAACACCCCGCTCATCTCGTTCCTGAACAACTCGATCAAGGCGCTCGCACTGTTCAAGCGGGACGCGGACTACGTCGTGATGAACGACGAGGTGATGATCGTCGACGAGCACACCGGGCGCATCCTGGTCGGACGACGCTACAACGAGGGCATCCATCAGGCCATCGAGGCCAAAGAGGCCGTGCCGGTCAAGGCCGAGAACCAGACGCTGGCGACCGTCACTCTGCAGAACTACTTCCGTCTTTACGACAAGCTCGCCGGGATGACCGGTACCGCCGAGACCGAGGCGGCGGAGTTCATGTCGACCTACCAGCTCGGCGTCGTTCCCATCCCGACGAACAAGCCGATGATCCGCAAGGACCAGTCCGACCTCGTCTACAAGAACGAGCAGGCGAAGTTCGACCAGGTCGTCGAGGACATCGTCGTGCGCCACGCGAGCGGACAGCCCGTCCTGGTCGGCACCGTGAGCGTCGAGAAGAGCGAATACCTGTCTCGGCTGCTGGCGAAGAAGGGCATCAAGCACGAGGTCCTCAACGCCAAGAACCACGCACGCGAGGCCGAGATCGTCGCCCGCGCGGGCCGCTTGGGCGCGGTGACCGTGGCGACCAACATGGCAGGGCGTGGCACCGACATCATGCTCGGCGGCAACGCCGAGTTCCTCGCGGTCCAGGAGATGAAGGCCAAGGGCCTGGATCCGGTCGACACGCCGGAGGAGTACGAGGCGGAGTGGGATGCCGTGTACCAGGGCACCCGCGACCACGTCGCCGACGAGGCGACCAAGGTCGTCGAGGCGGGCGGGCTCTACGTCCTGGGCACCGAGCGCCACGAGTCGCGGCGCATCGACAACCAGCTGCGCGGACGTTCCGGCCGCCAGGGCGACCCCGGAGAGAGCCGCTTCTACCTCTCACTGACCGACGACCTGATGCGTCTGTTCCAGTCCGGTGCCGCCGAGGCGATCCTCGCGCGGACGAACTTCCCGGATGACGTGGCCATCGAATCGACCATGGTCTCGCGTGCCATCAAGAGCGCGCAGTCCCAGGTCGAGGGCCGCAACGCCGAGATCCGCAAGAACGTGCTCAAGTACGACGACGTCCTGAACCGCCAGCGCGAGGCGATCTACTCCGACCGCCGGCACATCCTCGAGGGCGATGACATCGCCGGTCGGGTGCAGCACTTCATCGAAGACGCGATCAACGCCGTCATCGACGACCACACCGGCTCCGGTCACACCGAGAGCTGGGACTTCGACGCGCTGTGGACCGAGCTGAAGACGCTCTACCCGGTGGGTGTGACGATCGATGAGGTCGTTGCGGAAGCGGGCACGAAGGGCCGCATCACGCCCGAGGGACTCAAGCGCGAGATCCTCTCCGACGCCATGATCGCCTACGGCATCCGTGAGGAGACGCTCGGCACGGCCGCCACGCGCGAGCTCGAACGACGCGTCGTGCTGCAGGTGCTCGACCGCCGCTGGCGCGACCACCTCTACGAGATGGACTACCTCAAGGACGGCATCGGCCTGCGCGCCATGGCCCAGCGCGACCCGCTGATCGAGTACCAGCGCGAGGGCTACCAGATGTTCCAGTCCATGATGGGGCAGATCAAGGAAGAGACGGTCGGCTACCTGTACAACCTCGAGGTCGAGGTGCGCCGCCCGGCCGAGGGCGAGAGCGACGCCGCCGCCGAGGTCGAGGCCAAGGGACTGGCCATCGTGCCGGTCGAAGGTCAGCGGCTGGAGTACTCGGCGGCCAACGACGCCGGCGAGGTGGAAGTGCGCAACGATCGCGGTCAGGTACAGCAGGCTGCCACCAGCCGGCTTCGCCAGGCCGCGGCATCCGCCGCCCCTGCGCCCGCGCCGGTGAAGGACGCGCCGCGCGGAACGTTCGGGCAGCGGACGGATGCCGCACCGGCGGCCGCCCCGCAGAACCGCGCCCAGCGCCGAGCGGTCGACAAGAAGAAGTGA
- a CDS encoding pyridoxal phosphate-dependent aminotransferase, with protein MNPLRALDQSSKLKDVLYEIRGQALVEAHRLENDGHTILKLNTGNPAAFGFEAPFQIVRDMIEAIPHAHGYSDSRGIVSARRAVVYRYEQLEDFPAFGPDDVFLGNGVSELITMTMQALLDEGDEVLIPAPDYPLWTAMTSLGGGTPLHYRCDELNGWQPDLEDIRAQITPRTKAIVVINPNNPTGAVYTREVLEGIAAIAREHSLLLLSDEIYDRILFDGAEHIPMATIAPDLLCLTFNGLSKTYRVAGYRSGWLVITGPQDHAEGFLEGINLLASTRLCPNVPAQHAVQAALSGVQSIDALIGPSGRLHEQRDAAWQGLEAIPGVSCVKPAGALYAFPRFDPEVHEIRDDAKFVYDFLVAEHVLLVQGTGFNWPTPDHVRIVTLPEARVLSEAIERLGNFLSSYRQ; from the coding sequence ATGAACCCCCTTCGCGCCCTGGACCAGTCGAGCAAGCTGAAGGACGTCCTCTACGAGATCCGCGGCCAGGCCCTCGTCGAGGCCCACCGGCTCGAGAACGACGGCCACACGATCCTCAAGCTGAACACCGGCAACCCCGCCGCGTTCGGGTTCGAGGCTCCGTTCCAGATCGTTCGGGACATGATCGAAGCCATCCCGCACGCGCACGGGTACAGCGACAGCAGGGGCATCGTCTCCGCCCGCCGCGCCGTGGTGTACCGCTACGAGCAGCTGGAGGACTTCCCGGCGTTCGGCCCGGACGACGTGTTCCTGGGCAACGGGGTGTCCGAGCTGATCACGATGACCATGCAGGCGCTCCTGGACGAGGGCGACGAGGTGCTCATCCCGGCTCCGGACTACCCGCTCTGGACGGCGATGACCAGTCTCGGCGGCGGCACGCCGTTGCACTACCGCTGCGACGAGCTCAACGGCTGGCAGCCGGACCTGGAGGACATCCGGGCGCAGATCACCCCGCGCACCAAGGCGATTGTGGTCATCAATCCGAACAACCCGACCGGGGCCGTGTACACGCGGGAGGTGCTCGAGGGCATCGCCGCCATCGCGCGGGAGCACTCCCTGCTGCTGCTGTCCGACGAGATCTACGACCGGATTCTCTTCGACGGCGCCGAGCACATCCCGATGGCGACGATCGCGCCAGACCTGCTGTGCCTGACCTTCAACGGTCTGTCCAAGACCTATCGCGTGGCCGGCTATCGCTCCGGGTGGTTGGTCATCACCGGCCCGCAGGATCACGCGGAGGGGTTCCTGGAGGGCATCAACCTGCTCGCCTCGACGCGACTGTGCCCCAACGTGCCGGCACAGCACGCCGTTCAGGCCGCGCTCTCCGGAGTGCAGTCGATCGACGCGCTGATCGGGCCGTCCGGTCGACTCCACGAGCAACGGGATGCCGCGTGGCAGGGTCTCGAGGCGATCCCCGGCGTCAGCTGCGTCAAGCCCGCGGGCGCGCTGTATGCGTTCCCCCGCTTCGATCCCGAGGTGCACGAGATCCGCGACGACGCCAAGTTCGTCTACGACTTCCTCGTCGCCGAGCACGTCCTGCTCGTGCAGGGCACCGGATTCAACTGGCCGACACCCGACCATGTGAGGATCGTGACCCTCCCCGAGGCGAGAGTGCTCTCCGAGGCGATCGAGCGGCTCGGCAACTTCCTGTCGTCGTACCGGCAGTGA
- a CDS encoding Rv3235 family protein, with product MATTPSRAARAYPAAGALELSEFFAPQRTPSTDLPAPEPFLRNLTRGVLEVFAGVREVDQLARWLTEDAYRKLVTRANLAARARSARGVPARRPVHALLSVHHSSPADGVVEAVVIVQGPARTRAVALRLEGMDGRWRATSLALL from the coding sequence ATGGCAACGACGCCTTCGCGTGCGGCCCGCGCATATCCCGCGGCCGGCGCGCTCGAGCTCTCGGAGTTCTTCGCCCCGCAGCGCACACCGTCCACGGACCTGCCCGCACCGGAGCCGTTCCTGCGCAACCTCACGCGCGGCGTGCTCGAGGTCTTCGCCGGCGTGCGCGAGGTCGACCAGCTCGCCCGCTGGCTCACCGAGGACGCGTATCGAAAACTCGTGACCCGCGCGAACCTGGCCGCACGAGCCCGCAGCGCGCGGGGCGTCCCCGCGAGACGCCCTGTGCATGCGCTGCTCTCGGTGCACCACTCGTCGCCGGCCGATGGCGTGGTCGAAGCGGTCGTGATCGTGCAGGGGCCGGCCCGTACCCGGGCCGTCGCCCTGCGGCTGGAGGGCATGGACGGGCGCTGGCGAGCGACCTCGCTCGCCCTCCTCTGA
- a CDS encoding helix-turn-helix domain-containing protein, with the protein MSRVPTSDVRLLAPAQVAEVLGISVDEVMALVDERRLRGMRVGSPARWRIEEASVAEYLDAQTEEARRMALWRQSNEASFPELWGTGIVGKPD; encoded by the coding sequence ATGTCCCGGGTTCCGACGTCTGACGTGCGCCTGCTGGCTCCGGCCCAGGTCGCGGAGGTGCTCGGGATATCGGTGGACGAGGTCATGGCCCTCGTGGACGAGCGCCGTCTCCGCGGGATGCGCGTCGGCTCGCCCGCACGCTGGCGGATCGAAGAGGCGAGCGTGGCGGAGTACCTCGACGCGCAGACCGAGGAGGCGCGGCGCATGGCCCTGTGGCGCCAGTCGAATGAGGCGAGCTTCCCCGAGCTCTGGGGCACCGGGATCGTCGGCAAGCCGGACTGA
- a CDS encoding SAF domain-containing protein, translated as MTAIETARPRPRAFWGDARFILGILLVVASVAGVWFVVAAARQTAPAFAASRTIVPGQAISSDDVRVVEVALGQVGEAYLSPDALADGLVATRTIESGELVPRTAVGDAAGLRTTSLVLRSAVDVPASVGAGSVVEVWAAPLLERGRYDAPRILVADATVVSVTRDDSMIGGGSAALEVVIPRADVAAALAAMADESALSVIPTSGATR; from the coding sequence ATGACCGCAATCGAGACTGCTCGGCCCCGACCGCGTGCCTTCTGGGGGGACGCGAGGTTCATCCTCGGCATCCTGCTGGTCGTCGCCTCGGTCGCGGGTGTCTGGTTCGTCGTCGCGGCTGCCCGGCAGACGGCGCCGGCGTTCGCCGCAAGCCGCACCATCGTGCCCGGCCAGGCCATCTCCAGCGACGACGTACGCGTGGTGGAGGTGGCCCTGGGGCAGGTCGGCGAGGCGTACCTGTCGCCGGACGCGCTGGCCGACGGCCTGGTCGCGACCCGGACCATCGAATCCGGGGAGCTGGTTCCGCGCACCGCGGTGGGCGATGCGGCCGGTCTGCGCACCACCAGCCTCGTGCTGCGCAGCGCCGTCGACGTACCCGCCTCGGTCGGGGCAGGCTCGGTGGTCGAGGTCTGGGCGGCGCCGCTGCTGGAACGCGGACGCTACGACGCTCCCCGTATCCTCGTCGCCGACGCGACCGTGGTCTCGGTGACCCGGGACGACTCGATGATCGGCGGCGGCTCGGCCGCGCTGGAGGTCGTCATCCCGCGTGCCGACGTCGCGGCCGCGCTGGCCGCCATGGCGGACGAGTCGGCGCTGTCCGTGATCCCCACCTCGGGCGCGACGCGGTGA
- a CDS encoding AAA family ATPase, with protein sequence MRVIVAVDEPHGSALADGLAGERVEVIAVVAASAVTLAAEDGAFGSDGETLARALAEADAVVLEVSRASLTASTVALCDRNAVRIAPLSSGPPDDRIAAAFGLEQTLPLEVEPWLLAERLTTSPPPRTAHGSSAHHDATGGMPRTIAVWGPAGAPGRTTLAIELAVELARGGRHVGLVDADSHAPSIALALGLADEAPGFAAVCRQAELGGLDARELTRISAPIARTGVDVLTGLNRPSRWPELSESRVAAALGACREWADHTVVDVAASLERDEEIMSDLDGPRRNAATLAALRSADLVVAVAAADPLGISRFLRAYPELRATIGATPVVVVANRLRPGALGIDARGQVRRTLDRFGGVTDVWFVPTDPRAADAALLAARPIAEISPRSPIPLAVRRLVGEAVAPVPVPERRIRSSARRRAVPASA encoded by the coding sequence GTGAGGGTCATCGTCGCGGTGGATGAGCCGCACGGGAGCGCGCTGGCGGACGGGTTGGCGGGCGAGCGTGTCGAGGTCATCGCCGTGGTCGCGGCATCCGCTGTCACGCTCGCGGCCGAGGACGGCGCGTTCGGGTCGGACGGCGAGACCCTCGCGCGGGCGCTCGCCGAGGCCGACGCCGTCGTGCTCGAAGTGTCGCGGGCGTCCCTGACCGCGTCGACCGTGGCTCTGTGCGACCGGAACGCCGTCCGGATCGCCCCGCTCAGTTCGGGTCCGCCGGATGACCGGATCGCGGCCGCCTTCGGCCTGGAGCAGACGCTGCCGCTCGAGGTGGAGCCCTGGCTGCTGGCGGAGCGGCTCACCACGTCTCCTCCGCCCAGGACGGCGCACGGCTCGAGCGCGCATCACGACGCCACCGGAGGGATGCCGCGCACCATCGCGGTGTGGGGACCGGCCGGTGCGCCGGGGCGGACCACCCTCGCGATCGAGCTCGCGGTCGAGCTGGCCCGCGGGGGCAGGCACGTCGGACTCGTGGATGCCGATTCGCACGCGCCGTCCATCGCGCTGGCCCTCGGGCTGGCCGACGAGGCGCCCGGCTTCGCCGCGGTGTGCCGGCAGGCCGAACTCGGGGGACTGGACGCGCGCGAGCTCACGCGCATCAGCGCACCGATCGCGCGCACCGGGGTCGACGTGCTCACCGGGCTGAACCGCCCCTCGCGCTGGCCGGAACTCAGCGAGTCCCGTGTCGCGGCCGCGCTCGGCGCGTGCCGCGAGTGGGCGGATCACACCGTCGTCGACGTGGCCGCGTCCCTCGAGCGCGATGAGGAGATCATGAGCGACCTCGACGGTCCGCGCCGCAACGCCGCCACCCTGGCCGCCCTGCGCAGCGCCGACCTGGTGGTCGCGGTGGCCGCCGCCGACCCGCTCGGGATCTCCCGGTTCCTGCGCGCCTATCCGGAGCTGCGAGCCACGATCGGTGCGACACCGGTGGTCGTCGTGGCCAATCGGCTGCGCCCCGGCGCCCTGGGCATCGACGCCCGGGGTCAGGTGCGCCGCACCCTGGATCGCTTCGGGGGCGTGACCGACGTCTGGTTCGTGCCGACCGATCCTCGCGCGGCCGATGCCGCTCTGCTGGCCGCGCGCCCGATCGCCGAGATCTCGCCGCGCTCGCCGATTCCCCTCGCCGTGCGACGGCTGGTCGGCGAGGCCGTCGCTCCCGTCCCGGTGCCGGAGCGTCGCATCCGAAGCAGCGCGCGCCGTCGCGCGGTCCCCGCCTCCGCATAG
- a CDS encoding sensor histidine kinase, whose product MSTLSDLVYAQGRSSAEDVEWLHRLAGDGQLLADLAFADIVFWVPTEDDSFVAVAHTRPSGAATLFYRDIVGDRVRPQWRTQVRDAFQGTRIVDSASPDWFEETPTRVRAVPIVRSRGTEPALTIGVLTRHTNLGEARTPSRQQITFNDCADDLFGMIGSGGFPDLAAPSAPRRGAPRASDGLIRLDVDGITTFASPNALSAFNRLGFDDELEGESLIEVVTRIMPGRREFDESLPVVVTGRAPWRTDIEARGVTVSLRTIPLRDRGTRIGAIMLCRDVTEIRHQEQELITKDATIREIHHRVKNNLQTVASLLRIQARRSHSEEAREALSQAMRRVAAIAVVHDTLSEGLAQNVDFDEVFARVLKLVAEVAAAPNTRARTHSTGRFGTLPSAYATPLALALTELVTNAVEHGLAGKEGDVEIITERTEERLEVRVRDTGSGLPEGQVGQGLGTQIVRTLIQGELGGTIDWHTLVGSGTEVTIDIPMRYIERESS is encoded by the coding sequence ATGTCGACGCTCAGCGATCTCGTCTACGCCCAGGGCCGCTCGAGCGCGGAGGACGTGGAATGGCTCCACCGGCTCGCCGGTGACGGGCAGCTGCTGGCCGACCTCGCGTTCGCCGACATCGTCTTCTGGGTCCCGACCGAGGACGACTCCTTCGTCGCCGTCGCGCACACTCGACCGAGCGGCGCGGCGACGCTCTTCTACCGCGACATCGTCGGCGACCGGGTGCGGCCGCAATGGCGCACGCAGGTGCGCGACGCGTTCCAGGGCACCCGGATCGTCGATTCGGCATCACCGGACTGGTTCGAGGAGACTCCCACCCGCGTCCGCGCGGTGCCCATCGTCCGTTCCCGGGGGACAGAGCCCGCGCTGACGATCGGCGTGCTCACCCGGCACACCAACCTCGGGGAGGCGCGCACACCGTCGCGGCAGCAGATCACCTTCAACGACTGCGCCGACGATCTGTTCGGCATGATCGGTTCCGGTGGCTTCCCCGACCTCGCGGCCCCGTCGGCGCCGCGCCGCGGGGCGCCGCGTGCATCGGACGGGCTGATCCGCCTCGACGTCGACGGGATCACCACGTTCGCGAGCCCGAATGCGCTGTCGGCGTTCAATCGGCTCGGGTTCGACGACGAGCTCGAGGGGGAGTCCCTGATCGAGGTCGTCACGCGGATCATGCCCGGTCGGCGCGAGTTCGACGAATCGCTGCCGGTCGTGGTGACGGGCCGCGCTCCGTGGCGGACCGACATCGAGGCGCGCGGTGTCACGGTCTCACTGCGCACGATCCCCTTGCGGGACCGCGGCACGCGGATCGGGGCCATCATGCTCTGCCGCGATGTGACCGAGATCCGCCACCAGGAGCAGGAGCTCATCACCAAGGACGCCACGATCCGCGAGATCCACCATCGGGTCAAGAACAATCTGCAGACCGTCGCCTCGCTGCTGCGCATCCAGGCCCGCCGCTCGCACAGCGAGGAGGCGCGTGAGGCGCTCAGCCAGGCCATGCGGCGTGTCGCGGCGATCGCCGTCGTGCACGACACCCTCTCGGAGGGTCTCGCTCAGAACGTCGACTTCGACGAGGTGTTCGCGCGGGTCCTCAAGCTCGTCGCCGAGGTCGCCGCCGCGCCGAACACGCGCGCGCGCACGCACTCGACGGGCCGGTTCGGCACGCTGCCCAGCGCGTACGCCACGCCCCTCGCCCTCGCCCTCACCGAACTGGTCACGAACGCCGTGGAACACGGGCTCGCGGGCAAGGAGGGCGACGTCGAGATCATCACCGAACGCACGGAAGAGCGCCTCGAGGTGCGCGTGCGCGACACCGGGTCCGGGCTGCCCGAGGGTCAGGTCGGGCAGGGCCTGGGCACGCAGATCGTCCGCACCCTCATCCAGGGCGAACTCGGCGGCACGATCGACTGGCACACGCTGGTCGGCAGCGGCACGGAGGTCACGATCGACATCCCGATGCGCTACATCGAGCGGGAGAGCTCGTAA
- a CDS encoding WhiB family transcriptional regulator yields MDWRDKAACLTVDPELFFPVGNTGPAVDQIEKAKSVCARCTVTEICLQYALESGQDSGVWGGLSEDERRALKRRAARARRAS; encoded by the coding sequence ATGGACTGGCGCGATAAGGCTGCCTGCCTCACCGTCGACCCCGAGCTGTTCTTCCCTGTTGGGAACACCGGCCCGGCTGTCGATCAGATCGAGAAGGCCAAATCCGTCTGTGCACGATGCACCGTGACGGAGATCTGCCTGCAGTACGCCCTGGAATCGGGGCAGGACTCCGGCGTGTGGGGCGGACTCTCCGAGGATGAGCGCCGCGCTCTCAAGCGCCGCGCCGCCCGCGCTCGTCGCGCTTCTTGA
- a CDS encoding histidine kinase encodes MRTHTVDRLAAFVLGLEGLAVAALVGWQIWALAVGDTGSVQSAVALMVLTAVGAVAVLAFAVATWRGLSWGRSGGVVTQLLILAVALGAVTGAYASPTTGLALAIPGLIALVLLLFAVRAAGRQARGPASE; translated from the coding sequence ATGCGCACACACACGGTGGATCGACTCGCGGCATTCGTGCTCGGGCTCGAGGGACTCGCGGTGGCCGCACTGGTCGGGTGGCAGATCTGGGCGCTCGCGGTCGGGGACACCGGCTCGGTGCAGAGCGCCGTCGCGCTGATGGTCCTCACCGCGGTGGGGGCGGTAGCTGTGCTCGCGTTCGCGGTGGCCACCTGGCGTGGCCTGTCCTGGGGCCGCTCGGGTGGCGTGGTCACCCAGCTGCTGATCCTCGCCGTGGCGTTGGGTGCCGTGACCGGGGCCTACGCATCGCCGACGACGGGTCTGGCCCTCGCCATCCCCGGTCTGATCGCGCTCGTGCTGCTGCTGTTCGCGGTCCGGGCGGCGGGCCGGCAGGCCCGCGGCCCGGCATCCGAATAG